From Sulfurovum zhangzhouensis, the proteins below share one genomic window:
- a CDS encoding NAD(+)/NADH kinase — protein sequence MERLAQIKTAGFILKPDSPEIKPLYEKIKGQFEAKGIRVLLSKHSAEMIGCEGISFDELCKASDFLVSLGGDGTLLSLVRRSYDYRKPVLGINAGNLGFLADITIEEVDNFLEQLLVGEYRVDERMMIEGYIRKASGEKMSFFAFNDVVISRPVISKMAQINAAIDGEMFNSYKGDGLIVATPTGSTAYNLASGGPVMYPLTEAFILTPIMAHSLTQRPLVVPADFTLELSSPDEKVIAMIDGQDAYEIFQGDVLVIKGAKRGARLLHSKDRNYFSVLREKLSWGDRH from the coding sequence TTGGAAAGATTGGCGCAGATAAAAACCGCAGGCTTTATACTTAAGCCTGACTCACCTGAGATCAAACCGTTATATGAGAAGATCAAGGGACAGTTTGAGGCGAAGGGTATCCGTGTACTTTTGTCAAAACACTCGGCTGAGATGATCGGTTGTGAGGGGATTTCGTTTGATGAGTTGTGCAAGGCTTCAGACTTTTTAGTTTCATTGGGTGGTGATGGTACGCTATTGTCCTTGGTAAGAAGAAGCTATGACTATCGTAAACCGGTATTGGGGATCAATGCAGGCAATCTTGGATTTTTGGCAGATATAACGATTGAAGAGGTGGACAACTTTTTGGAACAACTGCTTGTAGGTGAGTACCGTGTAGATGAAAGAATGATGATCGAGGGGTATATCCGTAAAGCTTCGGGTGAAAAAATGTCATTTTTTGCATTCAATGATGTCGTTATCAGCCGTCCTGTGATCTCCAAAATGGCCCAGATCAATGCTGCGATTGACGGAGAGATGTTCAACAGTTATAAAGGTGACGGATTGATCGTAGCTACTCCTACAGGATCGACTGCCTATAATCTGGCTTCCGGTGGCCCTGTGATGTACCCGTTGACTGAAGCTTTTATTTTGACTCCTATTATGGCGCATTCCCTGACCCAGCGTCCGCTTGTTGTACCGGCTGATTTTACGCTTGAGCTAAGTTCACCGGATGAAAAAGTGATCGCTATGATCGATGGTCAGGATGCTTATGAAATATTCCAAGGTGATGTACTGGTCATTAAGGGTGCAAAAAGAGGTGCAAGACTGCTACATAGCAAAGATCGAAATTACTTCTCTGTACTGCGTGAAAAACTCTCTTGGGGAGACCGACATTGA
- a CDS encoding GNAT family N-acetyltransferase: MQNIKEFSQNVMLRNGATVQIRAIRPDDKQRLLDGFHRLTGKSIYFRFLYDKHDLTEKELKYFTEVDFDHHVALVVTKEKNHQEEIVGVGRYVQYEEESPQKVAELAFAVDDAFQDLGICTLLFEHLVTIAQEKGISKLIADVLLENKNMLEIIKHSGFKFSLVIEKGVMHIEFDIAGQKLNRFYTVL; the protein is encoded by the coding sequence ATGCAGAACATAAAAGAGTTTTCACAAAATGTAATGCTTAGAAACGGTGCGACTGTACAGATTCGTGCCATTAGGCCTGATGACAAACAAAGGCTTCTTGATGGATTTCATCGATTAACCGGGAAATCCATCTATTTTCGTTTTCTATACGATAAGCATGATCTCACAGAAAAAGAACTGAAGTATTTTACAGAAGTAGATTTTGATCACCATGTTGCACTAGTGGTCACCAAAGAAAAAAACCATCAAGAAGAGATAGTAGGGGTTGGCCGATATGTTCAATATGAAGAAGAAAGCCCCCAAAAAGTTGCTGAACTGGCATTTGCAGTGGATGATGCTTTTCAAGACTTAGGGATCTGTACCCTGCTCTTTGAACACCTTGTCACCATCGCACAAGAAAAGGGGATTTCCAAACTCATTGCTGATGTACTCCTGGAAAACAAAAATATGCTGGAAATCATTAAACACAGTGGATTCAAGTTTAGCTTAGTGATTGAAAAAGGTGTGATGCATATTGAGTTTGATATCGCAGGGCAAAAACTTAACAGATTTTATACTGTACTATAA
- a CDS encoding DUF808 family protein: MASGFFALFDDIASLMDDVSTMTQTASQKTAGILGDDLAVNAEKASGFASSRELPVLWAITKGSFINKAIILPFAFLLTAFAPWAIVPILMVGGVYLAFEGTEKIYEFFVPHNEHKKVESLEKRSKEEILEEEKAKIKSAIVTDFILSIEIIIIALSAVTGEALLVQIVAVTVVAILATIGVYGIVAMLVRMDDFGYKLIALNGGESRVGMFFVRALPKVIKALTVIGTLAMLLVAGGIFVHNAHMIHEMVDFIPFIFGELLVGLIVGAVALMVMKLIELFKK; the protein is encoded by the coding sequence ATGGCATCAGGGTTTTTTGCACTTTTTGATGATATCGCATCACTGATGGATGATGTATCGACAATGACACAAACGGCGTCACAAAAAACAGCAGGTATATTGGGAGATGACTTGGCTGTCAATGCTGAAAAAGCGTCAGGATTTGCCTCCTCGCGAGAACTGCCTGTCCTTTGGGCGATCACAAAGGGTTCATTTATCAATAAAGCGATCATTTTACCTTTTGCTTTTTTGCTTACGGCTTTTGCACCATGGGCTATTGTACCTATCTTAATGGTCGGAGGTGTCTATCTGGCATTTGAGGGGACAGAGAAAATTTATGAGTTTTTCGTACCTCACAATGAGCATAAGAAGGTAGAGAGTCTTGAAAAACGCTCCAAAGAAGAGATACTTGAAGAGGAAAAAGCCAAGATCAAATCAGCGATCGTTACTGATTTTATCCTCTCCATAGAGATCATTATCATCGCACTTAGTGCAGTGACCGGTGAAGCTTTGCTTGTACAGATCGTTGCTGTTACAGTCGTTGCAATTTTGGCAACTATAGGGGTCTACGGGATCGTAGCGATGCTTGTCAGGATGGATGACTTTGGTTATAAACTCATCGCACTCAATGGCGGAGAGAGTCGTGTCGGGATGTTCTTCGTACGTGCCTTGCCTAAAGTGATCAAAGCACTTACAGTGATCGGTACACTCGCGATGCTGCTTGTAGCCGGGGGTATCTTCGTACATAATGCCCATATGATCCATGAAATGGTAGATTTTATACCTTTTATCTTTGGTGAATTACTAGTTGGATTAATCGTAGGTGCTGTGGCTTTGATGGTGATGAAATTGATAGAGTTATTTAAAAAATAA
- a CDS encoding AAA family ATPase codes for MIERLYLRDLVTFSEAEVEFEKGLVVFTGPSGAGKSVLMSAILSSFGHTTPGAAALCEVNLAKPESMESEAYTLEADMTIKTLKKENVRHYIDGQNISKKILRQLFTPYVQYLSVRDKGGFESEILLAMIESSLCAKDKTYTKLSKEYTKRYAIYKNQLFKLNKIKEDEAKLAELIEFARYEIDKIEKIDPRAGEDEELIQVKQQLSRIDKIKEMLQYAAAIFDAESSVQEVYRLLDKDASVFTDAMNQVRMDFEETESLAEELEEMDVEQILDRLSDLTALKNRYGSIEEALIYKEEKQQELAGYENIEQDKSMLENFIVMEAGELHVLAQQLSSYRKKEAKEIEEKLTDYLAALKLPKLSFTVESKPFDESGSDVFDVLLGGSSADTLSGGEFNRVRLALMASTIGQENRGGVLILDEIDANVSGDESIAIAEMISQLSKVYQIFAISHQPHLSAKADQHFVVNKEAQKSEVRSLDNEGRIQEIARIIAGENPTPQALEFAKKLRS; via the coding sequence TTGATAGAGCGTCTATATCTTCGTGATCTTGTCACATTTTCTGAAGCTGAAGTCGAGTTCGAGAAGGGGCTTGTCGTTTTTACCGGGCCAAGCGGCGCAGGGAAGTCTGTACTTATGTCTGCTATTCTCTCAAGTTTTGGGCACACTACGCCGGGTGCAGCAGCTTTATGTGAAGTGAACCTTGCAAAACCGGAAAGTATGGAGTCAGAAGCGTATACTCTTGAAGCGGATATGACCATCAAAACACTCAAAAAAGAGAATGTACGTCATTATATCGATGGACAAAATATTTCTAAAAAAATACTTCGTCAACTGTTTACTCCTTATGTTCAGTACCTTAGTGTACGAGACAAGGGCGGGTTTGAGTCTGAGATACTTCTGGCGATGATAGAGAGTTCATTATGCGCCAAAGACAAAACATACACAAAGCTCTCTAAAGAGTATACGAAACGTTATGCAATTTACAAAAACCAGCTTTTTAAGCTCAATAAAATTAAAGAAGATGAAGCAAAGCTTGCAGAACTGATAGAGTTTGCCCGTTATGAAATTGACAAGATAGAGAAAATTGATCCAAGAGCAGGGGAAGATGAAGAGCTGATTCAAGTAAAGCAGCAGCTTTCACGTATTGACAAGATCAAAGAGATGTTGCAGTATGCAGCTGCGATCTTTGATGCAGAGTCAAGTGTGCAAGAGGTTTACAGACTCTTGGATAAAGATGCTTCTGTTTTCACTGATGCAATGAATCAGGTACGCATGGACTTTGAAGAGACAGAGTCCTTGGCAGAAGAGCTTGAAGAGATGGATGTAGAGCAGATACTTGACAGGCTTTCAGACCTGACAGCACTTAAAAACCGTTACGGTTCTATCGAAGAGGCACTGATATACAAGGAAGAGAAGCAACAAGAGCTTGCAGGCTATGAAAATATCGAGCAAGATAAGAGTATGCTCGAGAACTTTATCGTGATGGAAGCAGGTGAATTACATGTACTGGCTCAGCAGCTTTCATCTTACCGTAAAAAAGAGGCCAAAGAGATTGAAGAAAAGTTGACAGACTACCTCGCTGCATTGAAACTTCCTAAACTTAGTTTTACTGTTGAGTCAAAACCGTTTGATGAATCTGGAAGTGACGTGTTTGATGTACTACTTGGCGGATCTAGCGCAGATACACTGAGCGGCGGTGAGTTTAACCGTGTACGTCTGGCATTGATGGCTTCTACAATAGGTCAAGAGAACAGGGGTGGTGTACTTATTCTTGATGAGATCGATGCAAATGTAAGCGGGGATGAATCGATCGCAATTGCCGAGATGATCTCTCAGCTTTCTAAAGTCTACCAGATCTTTGCTATCTCTCACCAGCCGCATCTTTCCGCAAAAGCTGATCAGCATTTCGTGGTAAATAAAGAAGCACAAAAGAGTGAAGTAAGAAGCCTTGATAATGAGGGCAGGATACAGGAAATCGCCAGAATCATAGCTGGCGAGAATCCTACCCCTCAAGCGTTAGAATTTGCAAAAAAGCTTAGAAGCTGA
- the metE gene encoding 5-methyltetrahydropteroyltriglutamate--homocysteine S-methyltransferase, which translates to MSKKSYIVGFPRIGEQRELKRSLEDFWANRCSFDAVKEVASKLKSRHWNYQKEASIDFISSNDFSFYDTMLDTAIMLGAIPKRFQGLKDETLYFSMARGNKENVAMEMTKWFNTNYHYIVPELSLEDQYKLNSSKVIDEYKEAKAQGINTKINLIGPITFLGLSKRVDRGDTYELHSKILPIYEELLKEISTLDDGITIQIDEPIFVKDNDAKVLSLIKPTYDRLDAVSDNINIIVSTYFEHSNEATKVLVNTPIWGLGLDFLYGTKNIESLELIANSGKKLIAGVVDGRNIWKNNIQTTLEILKNISKTVSKDNILISTSCSLLHTPFTLKYEEKMNADIKNWLSYAVEKLDEVSLITKIFFEGVESLCEKEKVVLADNQKANASRKTSTLIHDKNVQDRVDHFTKLSRDGIYEERIKLQKEILGYEDLATTTIGSFPQTPEVRKARQEFKNGVISKENYEQQMKAYIDDCVAFQEECGLEILVHGEPERNDMVEYFGEQLKGYGFSQNGWVQSYGSRCVKPPFIYGDISRPQPMTVEWITYAQKKTQKPMKGMLTGPVTILNWSFVRDDKPRDEVSKQIAVALSDEIDDLQNAGIKIIQVDEAAFKEGYPLREENIKIYEAWAVRDFKIAVSSAHKETQIHTHMCYSEFNDIIKTIEAMDADVISIETARSGNELLKIFKEVGYKQEVGPGVYDIHSPRVPSVDEIVKQIKLLLEVLPKEQLWINPDCGLKTRKWEEVKPSLINMVEAVKIVRNELAG; encoded by the coding sequence ATGTCAAAAAAAAGCTATATCGTGGGATTTCCAAGAATTGGAGAACAAAGAGAATTAAAAAGATCATTAGAGGATTTTTGGGCAAACAGATGCTCATTTGATGCAGTAAAAGAGGTGGCAAGCAAGCTAAAAAGCAGACACTGGAACTATCAAAAAGAGGCCAGTATAGACTTTATCAGCTCTAATGACTTCAGTTTCTACGACACAATGTTAGATACAGCGATTATGCTGGGTGCTATTCCCAAAAGGTTCCAAGGCCTGAAGGATGAAACACTTTACTTCTCAATGGCAAGAGGGAATAAAGAGAATGTCGCAATGGAGATGACAAAGTGGTTCAACACCAACTACCATTACATCGTCCCGGAACTAAGCCTGGAAGATCAATACAAACTGAACAGTTCGAAAGTAATCGATGAGTACAAAGAAGCAAAAGCCCAAGGCATCAATACAAAAATCAATCTCATAGGCCCTATTACCTTCCTGGGACTTTCAAAGAGAGTAGATAGAGGAGACACCTATGAACTCCACTCTAAAATTTTGCCGATTTACGAGGAGCTGTTAAAAGAGATATCGACACTTGATGATGGGATCACTATACAGATCGATGAGCCTATTTTTGTTAAAGACAATGACGCAAAAGTACTCAGTCTCATTAAGCCAACCTATGACCGTCTAGATGCGGTATCGGACAATATAAACATCATCGTGAGCACCTACTTTGAACATTCCAACGAAGCGACTAAAGTGTTGGTCAATACACCGATCTGGGGACTTGGACTGGACTTTTTATATGGTACCAAGAACATTGAGTCATTGGAGCTTATTGCAAATAGCGGCAAAAAACTGATCGCTGGTGTAGTTGATGGTAGAAATATCTGGAAAAACAACATCCAAACGACACTGGAAATCTTAAAAAATATCTCAAAAACCGTCTCTAAGGACAATATATTGATCTCTACCTCCTGTTCTCTCCTACATACACCATTTACACTGAAGTATGAAGAGAAAATGAATGCAGATATCAAAAATTGGTTAAGCTATGCGGTTGAAAAACTAGATGAAGTATCTCTTATCACAAAGATCTTTTTTGAGGGGGTAGAGAGTCTCTGCGAGAAAGAAAAAGTTGTTTTAGCTGATAATCAAAAAGCAAATGCAAGCAGAAAAACTTCTACCCTCATTCATGATAAGAATGTACAAGACAGAGTAGATCATTTTACAAAACTCTCCAGAGACGGGATATACGAAGAGCGCATCAAACTCCAAAAAGAGATTTTAGGCTATGAAGATCTGGCTACAACCACCATAGGTTCATTCCCGCAGACACCTGAAGTGAGAAAAGCCAGACAGGAGTTTAAAAACGGAGTGATCTCCAAAGAAAATTATGAGCAGCAGATGAAAGCCTATATTGATGATTGCGTAGCATTTCAAGAGGAGTGCGGCCTTGAAATACTGGTACATGGTGAACCGGAGAGAAACGATATGGTTGAGTACTTTGGAGAACAGCTAAAAGGGTATGGATTCAGCCAGAACGGCTGGGTGCAAAGTTACGGCAGCAGATGTGTAAAACCGCCATTTATCTATGGAGATATCAGTAGACCTCAACCTATGACAGTAGAGTGGATCACTTATGCACAAAAGAAGACACAAAAACCTATGAAAGGTATGCTTACAGGTCCTGTCACCATACTCAACTGGTCGTTTGTAAGAGATGATAAACCAAGAGACGAGGTATCAAAACAGATCGCCGTTGCACTAAGCGATGAGATCGATGACCTTCAAAATGCCGGTATTAAGATCATCCAGGTAGATGAAGCAGCATTTAAAGAGGGTTATCCGTTAAGAGAGGAAAATATCAAGATCTATGAGGCATGGGCAGTCAGGGACTTCAAGATCGCAGTAAGTTCTGCACATAAAGAAACCCAGATCCATACACACATGTGTTACAGTGAATTCAATGATATTATCAAAACCATTGAAGCGATGGATGCTGATGTCATTTCGATAGAGACAGCAAGAAGCGGAAATGAACTGCTGAAGATATTTAAAGAAGTCGGCTACAAACAAGAGGTCGGGCCCGGTGTATACGATATCCATTCACCAAGAGTACCGAGTGTCGATGAGATCGTAAAACAGATCAAACTGCTGCTTGAAGTACTTCCAAAAGAACAGCTCTGGATCAATCCTGACTGTGGTTTAAAAACAAGAAAATGGGAAGAAGTAAAGCCTAGTCTTATCAATATGGTCGAAGCTGTAAAAATAGTTCGAAATGAGCTGGCTGGTTAA
- a CDS encoding pyrimidine dimer DNA glycosylase/endonuclease V translates to MRLWSLHPEYLDAKGLVALWRETLLAQNVLAGNTKGYKNHPQLARFKSTSNPLGAIAVYLRCIADEADSRGYNFDKNKINDQVFNEKINVTSGQVEYERSHLLNKLKVREEKRYESFSATGHIKVHPLFEVIEGDVEAWEII, encoded by the coding sequence ATGAGACTTTGGTCCTTACATCCTGAATATCTCGATGCTAAAGGATTGGTAGCACTATGGAGAGAAACACTTCTGGCACAGAATGTACTCGCCGGTAATACCAAAGGGTACAAAAACCATCCCCAGCTTGCCCGGTTTAAATCAACTTCAAATCCCCTTGGTGCCATCGCTGTTTACCTACGCTGTATTGCAGACGAAGCGGATAGTAGAGGCTACAATTTTGATAAAAATAAAATAAATGATCAAGTTTTTAATGAGAAGATCAATGTTACAAGCGGACAGGTAGAGTATGAACGATCCCATCTTCTGAACAAACTCAAAGTTCGGGAGGAAAAAAGATATGAAAGCTTTTCAGCGACCGGCCATATAAAAGTACATCCCCTCTTTGAAGTGATAGAAGGAGATGTCGAAGCGTGGGAGATAATCTAA
- a CDS encoding DUF3857 domain-containing protein, whose amino-acid sequence MIQEQFIDKILPKWIKSINVDTLFKDYIQSGSGTHHILNSSQFRYIEEDITQYTAIGRTLADIEDVEYYSNLTFTFDPTYEELSLHTIKVLRDGVWIDKLSDAKVDILQREEDLKKLIYDGRQTLSLILYDIRTDDLLYFDYSRKGVNPIFKPYLGQIRYINNTTDIYYSHIFALFDQQSHQNLEIRYFNQDTPMVKNEFEDQISYELISRNLAALTIPNDVPKWYDPWSRIVFSNTQSWEEVNAWARSIYHNGIYHADEQMNLLIEECRQHSENKAEQALYALSYVQEQIRYFADGSNLGGIVPIDPNKSLNMRFADCKNKVVILKTILNELNIESYPVLVHSSDGMLLPEHGPNVAAFNHMIIQIILDGKTYWFDATYTDQAGDINHFTQINYHYALVLKEGEKELQSMNSIEEHGSITVKQTFDLRDEENYLITLVTYTGSEADNIRNRSRGRKIRQLETHYVEYMQKTYPNLQLAKPLEIVKDDKQKNQITLKEEYNLGSIWEKEKGEEDLQAYFQCDELRKGIYFPGKGQRNAPLFIKKENITEIRKILLPYTYEDEITTKTEDNPFFSYIKEEQYDEAENSLHQTYTYKTKQTLIEANQVPEYNKALDNIFTNYRLWHNDPYDKSGYRVQQALPPEKQTIYIHAKQYYDLREKESKLTVKTDYYGHEAFTIRQKIKASKLEDLQKEYTDYYALRYQDVNLLEPFEVNDDPVQNKITLIEKYSLGEAWTYDKDSKGYAIIFYNDILNGAYRIPDNRNEKEPFILKYPSYIVEEREIAFPTPYETFLSNKIENNEFFSYQKKEKMDKETNTLIQKYTYQTKAKNIMADSLEQYNKEVDKIENFHVAWKKLDPYDNSLKNKIKQRLFEALFIVPIYFIIKELVNLVWS is encoded by the coding sequence TTGATACAAGAACAATTTATCGATAAAATTTTGCCTAAATGGATCAAGAGCATCAATGTAGATACTCTATTTAAAGACTATATTCAAAGTGGTTCTGGCACTCATCATATACTTAATAGCTCGCAGTTTAGATACATTGAAGAGGACATTACACAATACACTGCTATAGGAAGGACCCTGGCTGATATTGAAGATGTGGAATATTATTCTAACCTGACTTTCACTTTTGATCCAACTTATGAAGAACTATCTCTTCACACGATAAAAGTACTTCGGGATGGTGTATGGATTGACAAATTATCAGATGCAAAGGTTGACATTCTCCAAAGAGAAGAAGATCTTAAGAAGCTAATTTATGATGGCCGGCAAACCCTTTCTTTGATACTTTATGATATTCGTACAGATGACCTGCTTTATTTTGACTATTCGCGTAAAGGAGTTAACCCGATATTCAAACCTTACCTGGGACAAATTCGTTACATTAATAACACTACAGATATTTACTATTCGCATATCTTTGCACTGTTTGATCAACAAAGCCATCAAAATCTTGAGATACGTTACTTCAATCAAGATACTCCTATGGTCAAAAATGAGTTCGAAGACCAAATTTCTTATGAGCTTATATCTAGAAATTTAGCTGCTCTAACTATCCCTAATGATGTACCAAAGTGGTATGATCCATGGAGCCGCATTGTCTTTTCCAATACACAAAGCTGGGAAGAAGTCAATGCTTGGGCACGAAGTATATATCACAATGGGATATATCATGCAGACGAACAAATGAATCTATTGATAGAAGAGTGTAGACAACATAGTGAAAATAAAGCAGAACAGGCACTCTATGCTCTATCTTATGTTCAGGAACAGATACGTTATTTTGCCGATGGCAGCAATCTTGGTGGTATTGTTCCGATTGACCCAAACAAATCACTGAATATGCGCTTTGCCGACTGTAAAAACAAAGTCGTTATTTTAAAAACCATTCTCAATGAATTGAATATAGAAAGTTATCCTGTTTTGGTACATAGCAGTGATGGTATGCTGTTACCTGAGCATGGACCCAATGTTGCTGCATTCAACCATATGATCATTCAGATTATCCTTGATGGTAAAACATACTGGTTCGACGCTACATATACTGATCAGGCAGGAGATATTAACCACTTTACGCAGATAAACTACCATTATGCCCTGGTACTGAAAGAGGGTGAAAAAGAACTGCAGTCTATGAACTCTATTGAAGAACATGGTTCGATCACCGTCAAACAGACCTTTGATCTTAGGGATGAAGAAAATTATCTCATAACTCTTGTGACATATACAGGGAGCGAAGCTGATAACATAAGAAACCGTTCTAGAGGCCGAAAAATACGCCAACTGGAAACACATTATGTTGAATATATGCAAAAGACCTACCCTAATCTACAGCTTGCCAAGCCACTTGAGATAGTAAAAGATGATAAACAAAAAAATCAAATAACCCTTAAAGAAGAGTATAACCTTGGTTCTATATGGGAAAAAGAAAAGGGAGAAGAAGACCTTCAAGCTTATTTTCAATGTGATGAGTTACGTAAAGGAATATATTTCCCAGGTAAAGGGCAACGTAATGCACCTCTTTTCATTAAAAAGGAAAATATTACAGAGATACGAAAGATACTGCTACCTTATACATATGAGGATGAAATTACGACAAAAACAGAAGACAATCCTTTCTTCTCATATATAAAAGAGGAACAGTATGATGAAGCCGAAAACAGCTTACATCAAACATATACTTATAAAACGAAGCAAACACTGATTGAGGCGAATCAGGTCCCTGAGTATAACAAAGCTCTTGACAATATCTTTACCAACTATAGACTTTGGCATAATGACCCATATGATAAATCAGGTTACAGAGTACAACAGGCATTACCACCGGAAAAACAAACAATCTATATACATGCAAAACAGTATTATGACTTGAGGGAAAAAGAGTCGAAACTTACTGTAAAAACGGATTATTATGGACATGAAGCATTTACAATACGCCAGAAGATAAAAGCTTCAAAACTGGAAGATCTCCAAAAAGAATATACAGATTATTATGCCTTACGATATCAAGATGTCAACCTTTTAGAACCCTTTGAAGTCAATGATGACCCCGTACAGAATAAAATCACGCTCATCGAGAAATATTCACTGGGTGAAGCCTGGACATATGATAAGGATAGCAAAGGTTATGCCATTATATTTTACAATGACATACTCAATGGTGCCTATCGTATTCCTGATAATAGAAATGAAAAAGAACCTTTTATACTCAAATATCCTTCATATATTGTTGAAGAAAGAGAAATAGCTTTTCCGACTCCATATGAAACATTCCTTTCCAACAAGATAGAGAATAATGAGTTTTTCTCTTATCAGAAAAAAGAGAAAATGGATAAAGAAACCAATACACTTATACAGAAATATACTTATCAAACTAAAGCCAAAAATATAATGGCAGACTCACTTGAACAGTATAATAAAGAAGTTGATAAGATCGAAAATTTTCATGTGGCTTGGAAAAAATTAGATCCGTATGATAATAGTTTGAAAAATAAAATCAAGCAACGTTTGTTTGAAGCACTCTTTATAGTCCCAATTTATTTTATTATAAAAGAATTAGTTAATCTAGTTTGGTCATAG